Proteins encoded within one genomic window of Mycolicibacterium monacense:
- a CDS encoding carboxymuconolactone decarboxylase family protein, whose translation MFRQLSALVATSSGDLRLDTVIRLTCGRALRLLPLPVEVDLFDGKSDAESVVAAFAEQFATDVTGVSDNQRTCFVTALGDRAFRVSAAVFIADFVPRVWAGLEALGLGHPGRDVPVDWDHETDPAQALLGEFVPAVARLRALDPLTTEVVRLRGAVAHNCRLCKSLREGHALDAGGSESLYAEIQDYEHSEQLSDEHKAALRYVDALVWTPSAIPVEVARGVRSCFSEDESLELTLDIMRNATNKIAVALGADTPRVASGTERYLIDDDGQTVFAGAP comes from the coding sequence GTGTTTCGACAGTTGTCCGCTCTGGTTGCGACGTCGTCGGGGGATTTGCGCCTCGACACCGTGATCCGCCTGACGTGTGGGCGGGCCCTGCGGCTGTTGCCGCTACCGGTCGAAGTCGACCTGTTCGACGGTAAGTCCGACGCCGAGTCGGTGGTGGCGGCGTTCGCCGAACAGTTCGCCACCGACGTGACGGGCGTCAGTGACAATCAGCGCACCTGTTTCGTGACAGCGTTGGGCGACAGGGCGTTTCGGGTCAGCGCCGCGGTGTTCATCGCGGACTTCGTGCCGCGGGTGTGGGCCGGGTTGGAGGCGTTGGGGCTGGGCCATCCGGGTAGGGATGTACCGGTGGACTGGGACCACGAGACCGACCCGGCGCAGGCGCTGCTGGGCGAATTCGTCCCCGCGGTCGCCCGGTTGCGCGCGCTCGATCCGCTCACGACGGAGGTGGTGCGGTTGCGCGGGGCGGTCGCCCACAACTGCCGGCTGTGCAAATCACTGCGGGAGGGCCATGCCCTCGATGCGGGCGGTTCGGAATCGTTGTACGCCGAGATCCAGGACTACGAGCACTCCGAGCAGTTGAGCGACGAGCACAAGGCGGCGCTGCGCTACGTCGACGCGCTGGTGTGGACACCGTCGGCGATACCGGTCGAGGTGGCGCGGGGTGTGCGCAGCTGCTTCTCCGAGGACGAGTCCCTCGAGCTGACACTGGACATCATGCGTAACGCGACGAACAAGATCGCCGTCGCACTGGGCGCCGACACGCCCCGGGTGGCGTCAGGTACCGAGCGTTACCTGATCGACGACGACGGGCAGACGGTGTTCGCCGGGGCGCCGTGA
- a CDS encoding YwaF family protein → MTVTAARQFETYGPSYWGAIAVFVVGAVVLVWVGRRQTEEQSRRFGRIVGGLTAVIYVAVLVYSLFPPMIGRSVPLRLTDLATVAAACALWSQRHWAFALTYYWGLVLSAQALISPVLVGPDFPHYTFLAFWAIHLLVVWAAIYLTWGRGMRPSWRSLRLVLLVTAAWAAVTFAFNRIAGTNYGFLNGKPVTASLLDVLGPWPVYIVSATVLIVIVWVAMTLPWVRARESQPHATMVPRSMRRGR, encoded by the coding sequence GTGACCGTCACCGCGGCACGACAGTTCGAGACGTACGGACCGTCGTACTGGGGTGCCATCGCCGTGTTCGTGGTCGGTGCGGTGGTCCTGGTGTGGGTGGGCCGTCGGCAGACCGAGGAGCAGTCGCGGCGGTTCGGCCGGATCGTCGGTGGGCTCACCGCGGTGATCTATGTGGCCGTACTGGTCTACTCGCTGTTCCCGCCGATGATCGGGCGGTCCGTGCCTCTGCGGTTGACCGACCTGGCGACGGTGGCCGCGGCGTGCGCGCTGTGGTCGCAGCGGCACTGGGCGTTCGCGCTGACCTACTACTGGGGACTGGTGCTCAGCGCGCAGGCGCTGATCTCGCCGGTTCTGGTCGGCCCCGACTTCCCGCACTACACGTTTCTGGCGTTCTGGGCGATCCACCTGCTGGTCGTGTGGGCGGCGATCTACCTGACGTGGGGGCGGGGGATGCGACCGAGTTGGCGCAGCCTGCGGCTCGTCCTGCTGGTCACCGCGGCGTGGGCGGCGGTCACGTTCGCGTTCAACCGGATCGCCGGAACCAACTACGGGTTCCTCAACGGCAAGCCGGTGACCGCGAGCCTGTTGGACGTGCTCGGCCCGTGGCCGGTGTACATCGTCTCGGCGACGGTGTTGATCGTCATCGTCTGGGTGGCCATGACGCTGCCGTGGGTGCGGGCGAGGGAATCACAGCCGCATGCGACGATGGTGCCGCGTTCGATGCGCCGGGGGCGGTAG